One bacterium genomic window carries:
- a CDS encoding bifunctional riboflavin kinase/FAD synthetase codes for MELFEGSQSFSSRKFDSPVVAIGIFDGVHLGHQELMRRARMEAKRRRCASVVYTFEPHPVKVLSPDQCPKL; via the coding sequence GTGGAGCTGTTCGAAGGCTCTCAGAGTTTCTCATCGAGAAAGTTCGATTCCCCGGTCGTGGCGATCGGGATATTCGACGGCGTGCACCTGGGGCACCAGGAGCTCATGCGCCGCGCCAGGATGGAGGCCAAGAGGCGCAGATGCGCATCCGTAGTCTACACGTTCGAACCCCACCCCGTGAAGGTGCTCTCCCCCGACCAGTGCCCGAAGCTCC